Proteins from a single region of Candidatus Effluviviaceae Genus I sp.:
- a CDS encoding FIST C-terminal domain-containing protein, whose translation MGTTRSGVGFADTTDSRDAGRRAAEKAMANASIEQSDFTVAFCGGNHDPMGFLKAVRSVVGEKTLVGGTAVGVITNERASYGGYEAGVAVVKSSAIRFDAMSVGGLDESEEKAGKTLGSLLAGRSRPDSRGILLFYDSVRTPQPLRVNLASQLVRGVEAGLAGPHVPVLGGGMMKDYQWSGSHVFAGDAAMRQHAVGVLVSGDCSIHHAISHGCEPASDYHTITSIEGPVVKELDGKPALSVIEDIIGVGAGKDWQQYSLLVTLGANKGDDPYGEFDENAYMNRLIAGVNPNDGSVVLFESDFGPGEKVQIMRRSNEHMLSSAQAISTDLLKRVEKANPFLALYIDCAGRTSGFCGAGAEEGAIIQQTIGSKMPLLGFYSGVEIAPFMQGSRALDWTGVLIAFTED comes from the coding sequence ATGGGAACGACGAGATCAGGTGTCGGCTTCGCCGACACGACGGACTCGCGCGACGCGGGACGCCGCGCGGCGGAGAAGGCCATGGCGAACGCCTCCATCGAGCAGAGCGACTTCACCGTCGCCTTCTGCGGAGGCAATCACGATCCGATGGGGTTCCTCAAGGCAGTGAGGTCGGTGGTCGGCGAGAAGACGCTCGTCGGCGGCACGGCCGTCGGCGTCATCACGAACGAGCGCGCGAGCTACGGTGGGTACGAGGCCGGCGTCGCGGTCGTCAAGTCCAGCGCGATCCGCTTCGACGCGATGTCCGTCGGGGGCCTCGACGAGTCGGAGGAGAAGGCCGGCAAGACGCTGGGCTCGCTCCTCGCGGGACGCAGCCGTCCCGACTCGCGCGGCATTCTCCTCTTCTACGACTCGGTGAGAACGCCCCAGCCGCTTCGCGTGAACCTGGCGAGCCAGCTCGTGCGCGGCGTCGAGGCGGGGCTCGCCGGCCCGCACGTTCCGGTCCTCGGCGGCGGCATGATGAAGGACTACCAGTGGAGCGGGTCGCACGTGTTCGCCGGCGACGCCGCGATGCGCCAGCACGCGGTGGGCGTCCTGGTGTCCGGGGACTGCTCGATCCATCATGCCATCAGCCACGGCTGCGAGCCGGCCAGCGACTACCACACGATCACGAGCATCGAGGGCCCGGTCGTGAAGGAGCTCGACGGCAAGCCCGCCCTCTCGGTCATCGAGGACATCATCGGCGTGGGCGCCGGGAAGGACTGGCAGCAGTACTCGCTCCTGGTCACGCTCGGCGCCAACAAGGGCGACGACCCGTACGGCGAGTTCGACGAGAACGCCTACATGAACCGGCTCATCGCCGGCGTGAACCCGAACGACGGATCGGTCGTGCTGTTCGAGTCCGACTTCGGTCCCGGCGAGAAGGTCCAGATCATGAGGCGGAGCAACGAGCACATGCTCTCGTCCGCGCAGGCCATTTCCACGGACCTCCTCAAGCGCGTCGAGAAGGCCAACCCGTTCCTCGCGCTCTACATCGACTGCGCCGGGCGCACGAGCGGCTTCTGCGGCGCCGGCGCCGAGGAGGGTGCGATCATCCAGCAGACCATCGGATCGAAGATGCCGCTCCTCGGGTTCTACTCGGGCGTCGAGATCGCGCCGTTCATGCAGGGGTCGCGCGCCCTCGACTGGACGGGCGTGCTCATCGCGTTCACGGAGGACTAG
- a CDS encoding 4-oxalocrotonate tautomerase family protein, whose product MPLVEITLWPGRSEEVKERIIREVTDALSRSCGAPPDAIEIIIRDVPKTDWGRGGRPFSKSSP is encoded by the coding sequence ATGCCGCTCGTCGAGATCACGCTGTGGCCGGGCCGCAGCGAAGAGGTCAAGGAGAGGATCATCCGCGAGGTGACGGACGCCCTCTCGCGCTCCTGCGGAGCGCCGCCCGACGCCATCGAGATCATCATCCGCGATGTGCCCAAGACCGACTGGGGCAGGGGAGGCCGCCCGTTCTCGAAGTCCTCCCCATGA
- a CDS encoding Ig-like domain-containing protein, translated as MVRTAPADGATLVPPATPIEVEFSEEMNRTTVERALAVFPPTALGRMRWRGPALLATPAAELPDSTTFVVTVGAGAQDDHGVPMAAAASFAFSTGPVVDDCVVAGDVGKDGAPVAGATVWLLAAPAAADSTGRLAPSGRAALSGADGGFRFARVRASRAPYSLVAFLDADRDGRYDPSRETGAAVDGAALVAAPGDSAVGISIALGPPRAGEGGAQ; from the coding sequence GTGGTCCGCACGGCGCCCGCCGACGGCGCGACGCTCGTGCCGCCGGCGACGCCCATCGAGGTCGAGTTCAGCGAGGAGATGAACAGGACGACCGTCGAACGGGCCCTAGCAGTGTTCCCGCCGACGGCGCTGGGGCGGATGCGCTGGCGGGGCCCGGCGCTGTTGGCGACCCCGGCAGCGGAACTCCCGGACTCGACCACGTTCGTGGTGACCGTGGGTGCGGGCGCGCAGGACGACCACGGCGTGCCGATGGCCGCCGCGGCGTCCTTCGCGTTCTCCACAGGGCCGGTCGTGGACGACTGCGTCGTGGCGGGCGACGTCGGGAAGGACGGCGCCCCTGTCGCGGGAGCCACCGTGTGGTTGCTGGCGGCGCCGGCGGCGGCCGACTCGACGGGGCGTCTCGCGCCCAGCGGGCGCGCGGCGCTGTCGGGCGCCGACGGCGGCTTCCGGTTCGCCCGCGTGCGCGCGTCGCGGGCGCCCTACTCGCTCGTCGCGTTCCTCGACGCCGACCGCGACGGCCGATACGACCCGTCGCGGGAGACCGGGGCGGCCGTCGACGGGGCCGCGCTCGTGGCGGCTCCGGGGGACTCCGCGGTCGGCATCAGCATCGCGCTCGGGCCGCCCCGCGCGGGAGAGGGAGGCGCGCAGTGA
- a CDS encoding diaminopimelate epimerase, producing MTGAGNDFVVIDDRTNTLGDDARELARELCRRRVSVGADGLLLLVPSTRCDFRMRYFNADGSEADMCGNGARCIARFAHDLGIVGDEMEFESRSGVHRAVIAGDLVRLSMTEPRAMLLDQRLRLRAEKLTVHRVNTGVPHAVIEVEDLEAVPVVETGHAVRHHDAFLPDGTNADFVTVLDGSAIALRTYERGVEDETLACGTGAVAAAVVMAALGRVRPPVTVRTRGGPLVVGFYMSDLGFCDVTLTGDAVIVYRGEIERSEG from the coding sequence ATGACGGGGGCGGGCAACGACTTCGTCGTCATCGACGACCGGACGAACACGCTCGGCGACGACGCAAGGGAGCTTGCCAGGGAGCTGTGCCGGCGGCGCGTGTCGGTGGGCGCCGACGGCCTCCTGCTCCTCGTGCCCAGCACGAGGTGCGACTTCCGCATGCGGTACTTCAACGCCGACGGCAGCGAGGCGGACATGTGCGGCAACGGCGCGCGCTGCATCGCGCGGTTCGCGCACGACCTCGGGATCGTCGGCGACGAGATGGAGTTCGAGAGCCGCTCCGGCGTGCACCGGGCCGTGATCGCCGGCGATCTCGTCCGGCTCTCGATGACCGAGCCCCGCGCCATGCTCCTCGACCAGCGCCTGAGGCTGCGGGCGGAGAAGCTCACCGTCCACAGGGTGAACACGGGCGTCCCGCACGCCGTGATCGAGGTCGAGGACCTCGAGGCGGTCCCGGTCGTCGAGACGGGGCACGCCGTGAGGCACCACGACGCGTTCCTGCCGGACGGGACCAACGCGGACTTCGTGACGGTCCTCGACGGGAGCGCCATCGCGCTGCGCACCTACGAGCGTGGAGTGGAAGACGAGACCCTCGCCTGCGGCACCGGCGCCGTGGCCGCGGCGGTCGTGATGGCCGCCCTCGGCCGCGTGAGGCCGCCGGTGACCGTGAGGACGCGCGGCGGCCCGCTCGTCGTCGGCTTCTACATGAGCGACCTGGGATTCTGCGACGTCACGCTCACGGGCGACGCCGTCATCGTGTACCGCGGCGAGATCGAGCGCTCCGAGGGCTGA
- a CDS encoding transglutaminase domain-containing protein — translation MRATPACLAALGLIATALSPAVAADASPEPPRGVFTPGVWSSLDRAGENAHELLRALSLAPDEDRDAVRFLVESLPSSDLAAVDAAFLLETAALAREARERFPWGREVPEEVYLRCVLAPRVSQEPLERWRRFLLDEIGPRLEGLTTMTDAALEVNRWCGERVTFKPTERRDQGVFETLAAGYGRCEELVILHASALRSVCVPARQVWTPYWPTMDNNHAWTEVWADGGWHYTGACEPGDALDDAWFNDAARNAALVLSPMLGSAAPGEDAYRTGERHAIVNSTARYTGTGALEVLVTADGAPSPSVPVTVSLWNFGAVRAIARLDTDEEGRSRIELGDGDYVVCAGGPPRGHDWRVARVARGETAVVGLDLSRSPGFAGEFELRYDHPGEAPR, via the coding sequence GTGAGAGCAACGCCCGCCTGCCTCGCCGCCCTCGGTCTCATCGCGACCGCGCTCTCGCCGGCCGTCGCCGCCGACGCGTCGCCCGAGCCGCCGCGGGGCGTGTTCACCCCCGGAGTGTGGTCGTCGCTGGATCGGGCGGGAGAGAACGCGCACGAGCTCCTTCGCGCCCTCTCGCTCGCGCCGGACGAGGACCGCGACGCCGTCCGCTTCCTCGTGGAGTCCCTGCCGTCGTCGGACCTCGCCGCCGTGGACGCCGCGTTCCTTCTCGAGACGGCCGCCCTGGCGCGGGAGGCGCGGGAGCGCTTCCCGTGGGGACGGGAGGTCCCGGAGGAGGTCTATCTCCGTTGCGTCCTCGCTCCGCGCGTCTCGCAGGAGCCCCTCGAGCGATGGCGGCGCTTCCTCCTCGACGAGATCGGCCCCCGCCTTGAGGGCCTCACGACGATGACCGACGCCGCGCTCGAGGTGAACCGCTGGTGCGGCGAGCGCGTCACGTTCAAGCCGACGGAACGACGCGACCAGGGCGTGTTCGAGACGCTCGCGGCGGGCTACGGCCGGTGCGAGGAACTGGTCATCCTGCACGCCTCCGCGCTCAGGAGCGTGTGCGTCCCGGCGCGCCAGGTCTGGACGCCCTACTGGCCGACGATGGACAACAACCACGCGTGGACCGAGGTGTGGGCCGACGGCGGTTGGCACTACACCGGCGCCTGCGAGCCCGGCGACGCCCTCGACGACGCGTGGTTCAACGACGCCGCGCGGAACGCCGCGCTCGTGCTCTCTCCGATGCTGGGGAGCGCGGCGCCCGGGGAGGACGCGTACCGCACGGGCGAACGCCACGCCATCGTCAACTCGACGGCCCGCTACACCGGGACGGGCGCGCTCGAGGTCCTCGTGACCGCGGACGGCGCGCCGTCGCCGTCCGTGCCCGTGACGGTGTCGCTGTGGAACTTCGGGGCCGTCCGAGCGATCGCCCGGCTCGACACCGACGAAGAGGGCCGATCTCGCATCGAGCTCGGCGACGGCGACTACGTGGTGTGCGCCGGCGGCCCTCCCCGCGGCCACGACTGGCGCGTCGCGCGGGTCGCCCGAGGGGAGACGGCCGTCGTGGGCCTCGACCTCTCACGGTCGCCCGGCTTCGCAGGGGAGTTCGAGCTGCGCTACGACCACCCCGGGGAGGCGC
- a CDS encoding 4-hydroxy-tetrahydrodipicolinate reductase, with amino-acid sequence MTRVLVSGICGRMGSLAAEAVAAAADLALVGGVESPAHACAGGSVRVPRGGDGIDVPVRGALGEFDAASYDVIVDFSTPAQSAACAGVACAAGKGLVVGTTGLSGPERAAVEAAAGTCAVVLAPNASVGANVLFGLVEALAAALPPGFDVEIVEAHHRAKRDAPSGTALRLGEIVCRGRGLEPGEALRFGRSGVAAARGEGEVGIHSLRGGSIVGRHSVRFVSELEELTVRHEAFTRLAFAGGAAAAARFVASRGPGLYDMLDVLGLRRLRGSS; translated from the coding sequence GTGACCCGCGTGCTCGTGAGCGGGATCTGCGGCAGGATGGGCTCGCTGGCGGCCGAGGCCGTGGCCGCGGCGGCGGACCTCGCGCTCGTCGGCGGCGTGGAGTCGCCGGCGCACGCGTGCGCGGGTGGGAGCGTCCGCGTGCCGCGCGGCGGGGACGGGATTGACGTGCCCGTCCGCGGCGCCCTCGGGGAGTTCGACGCGGCGTCGTACGACGTGATCGTGGACTTCTCGACTCCGGCCCAGTCGGCGGCGTGCGCCGGCGTCGCGTGCGCGGCAGGCAAGGGGCTCGTCGTCGGCACGACGGGCCTGTCGGGGCCGGAGCGCGCCGCCGTGGAGGCCGCGGCCGGGACCTGCGCGGTCGTGCTGGCGCCGAACGCGAGCGTCGGCGCCAACGTGCTCTTCGGACTGGTCGAGGCGCTCGCCGCGGCGCTGCCGCCGGGGTTCGATGTGGAGATCGTCGAGGCCCACCACCGGGCGAAACGCGACGCGCCGAGCGGAACGGCGCTCCGCCTGGGCGAGATCGTCTGCCGCGGCCGCGGCCTGGAACCTGGGGAAGCGCTCCGCTTCGGGCGCTCGGGCGTGGCCGCCGCGCGGGGAGAGGGCGAGGTCGGCATCCACTCACTCCGCGGCGGCTCCATCGTCGGCCGGCACAGCGTGCGGTTCGTCTCGGAGCTCGAGGAGCTGACCGTGCGACACGAGGCGTTCACGCGGCTGGCGTTCGCCGGCGGCGCCGCGGCCGCCGCGCGCTTCGTCGCGAGCCGCGGGCCCGGCCTGTACGACATGCTCGACGTGCTCGGACTGCGCCGCCTGCGGGGATCGTCGTGA
- a CDS encoding 4-hydroxy-tetrahydrodipicolinate synthase: MFSGCLTALVTPMKDGELDERSLRKLLRAQRAAGVSGVVPTGCTGEAATLTADERARVLAVCLEEVGDAMPVVPGTGTNSTRGTVELTLAAQRAGARGALVITPYYNRPSPEGQYRHYRAVAEAAEIPIVLYNVPSRTGVNMLPETIARLAEIPRIVAVKEASGSLDQVSAILSLCDITVLSGDDPLTLPMLSVGAKGVVSVASNVVPRLVAEMVGAYPGDPAKAAELHARLWPIARALFVEANPGPVKHAMAALGLIESGELRPPLAEVTAESRQRMARGIDLMREALGGGA; the protein is encoded by the coding sequence ATGTTCAGCGGATGCTTGACGGCGCTCGTCACACCGATGAAGGACGGTGAGCTCGACGAGCGGTCCCTGAGGAAGCTCCTGCGGGCGCAGCGCGCCGCCGGCGTGTCGGGCGTGGTGCCGACCGGATGCACCGGCGAGGCGGCCACGCTCACCGCGGACGAGCGGGCGCGCGTCCTCGCCGTCTGCCTCGAGGAGGTCGGCGACGCGATGCCGGTCGTCCCCGGCACGGGGACGAACTCGACGCGCGGGACCGTCGAGCTCACGCTCGCGGCCCAGCGCGCCGGCGCGCGCGGCGCGCTCGTCATCACGCCCTACTACAACAGGCCGTCGCCCGAGGGCCAGTACCGCCACTACCGCGCCGTCGCCGAGGCAGCCGAGATCCCCATCGTCCTCTACAACGTCCCCTCGAGAACGGGCGTGAACATGCTCCCCGAGACGATCGCGCGCCTCGCCGAGATCCCCCGCATCGTCGCGGTGAAGGAGGCCTCGGGGTCTCTCGATCAGGTGAGCGCGATCCTCTCGCTGTGCGACATCACGGTCCTCTCCGGCGACGACCCGCTCACGCTTCCGATGCTGTCCGTCGGAGCGAAGGGCGTGGTCTCCGTCGCCTCGAACGTCGTACCGCGGCTCGTCGCGGAGATGGTCGGCGCGTACCCGGGCGACCCGGCGAAGGCCGCCGAACTCCACGCGAGGCTCTGGCCGATCGCGCGGGCGCTCTTCGTGGAGGCGAACCCCGGGCCGGTCAAGCACGCCATGGCCGCGCTCGGGCTCATCGAGAGCGGGGAGCTCCGGCCGCCGCTCGCCGAGGTGACCGCCGAGAGCCGACAGCGGATGGCCCGCGGGATCGACCTCATGCGTGAGGCGCTCGGCGGAGGCGCGTGA
- a CDS encoding response regulator, producing the protein MAQDLPEREQPLGETERRLAGLRARVEKLAGEMVRADYRVLHLTQEVRRAREAFGFLTGFQNSISRAVSLRALYAVALRTIIAELWMKRAVIYERQPAGEGTTLRPASHLGCEPQSAPGALRLDAVEAEEWSRPQVVNAETESRDWIERVRESLGAPYFVWIPNVRAGALETALVAGTFTEDGAQEPGLTGHDLDILVSVGAILWVGRLNLITRGRLRRQVRYEALLHRLSELLLQDFDTPTAHLDEVLRRVGVAWSLDRVRLLTRRQDDRMTEVTHEWAARRLSPLGTGAPHPLERVPAWQDAMAEGRTIRISDVETLPPGESAPLREQGIRSLLVVPISVHRSVVGWVSFERCAVAFEWQDEDVRLLEVMSGLVSRAVAREREIEERKQLEAEYHHSKKMEAIGQLAGGVAHDFNNLLTTIQGYAQLLAARLPEEYRTMTGLKEITMASERAAGLTRQLLSFSRRDVASAGPVEINAVVGDTLKLLRRMMGDRITVEMELALELPAIVGDAQQIAQIVMNLAVNARDAMPNGGTLTVSTHQFAAVGALSRRFSIPGIEWCQVIQVTDTGEGMDEQTREHIFEPFFTTKESGKGTGLGLSIVFSAVRRHGGFIDVTSQLGRGTTFTVFLPVRTPEEDTAEGEQPAARSHRGHETILVVEDDESVRAMIREVLESQGYRILTASNGREAIDELDRTKEDVSLVMTDIVMPEMGGREMWKELSARGCSIPLVVMSGFPQGGESGDLLKGAAAFIQKPFGPRDIARVVRLTLDSTAKESPPSQDAAN; encoded by the coding sequence GTGGCGCAGGACCTGCCTGAAAGGGAACAGCCCCTGGGCGAGACGGAGCGTCGGCTCGCGGGCCTCCGCGCGCGGGTGGAGAAGCTCGCGGGCGAGATGGTGCGCGCCGACTACAGGGTGCTGCACCTCACGCAGGAGGTCCGCCGCGCGAGAGAGGCATTCGGGTTCCTCACCGGCTTCCAGAACAGCATCAGCCGGGCGGTCTCGTTGCGCGCTCTCTACGCCGTGGCGCTCAGGACGATCATCGCCGAGCTGTGGATGAAGCGCGCGGTGATCTACGAACGACAGCCGGCCGGGGAGGGCACGACGCTCCGGCCGGCGTCGCATCTCGGATGCGAGCCGCAGAGCGCGCCTGGAGCGCTTCGCCTCGATGCGGTCGAGGCGGAGGAGTGGTCGAGGCCTCAGGTCGTGAACGCGGAGACGGAGAGCCGGGACTGGATCGAGCGGGTCCGCGAGTCGCTCGGCGCCCCGTACTTCGTGTGGATCCCGAACGTCAGAGCCGGAGCGCTCGAGACCGCGCTCGTCGCGGGCACGTTCACGGAGGACGGCGCGCAGGAGCCGGGCCTCACGGGGCACGACCTCGACATCCTCGTGTCCGTCGGCGCGATCCTCTGGGTCGGCCGGCTGAATCTCATCACGCGAGGCCGGCTGCGAAGGCAGGTCCGCTACGAGGCGCTGCTGCACAGGCTCTCCGAGCTCCTGCTGCAGGACTTCGACACGCCGACGGCGCACCTGGACGAGGTGCTGCGCCGCGTCGGGGTCGCATGGTCGCTCGACCGCGTGCGGCTCCTCACGCGGCGCCAGGACGACCGCATGACCGAGGTCACGCACGAGTGGGCGGCGCGGAGGCTCTCGCCGCTCGGCACCGGGGCGCCGCATCCGCTCGAGCGCGTCCCGGCGTGGCAGGACGCCATGGCCGAGGGACGCACGATCCGCATCAGCGACGTCGAGACCCTGCCGCCCGGCGAGTCCGCTCCGCTCCGGGAACAGGGCATCCGGTCGCTCCTCGTCGTCCCCATCTCGGTCCATCGTTCGGTGGTCGGATGGGTGAGCTTCGAGCGCTGCGCCGTCGCCTTCGAGTGGCAGGACGAGGACGTCAGGCTCCTCGAGGTCATGTCGGGGCTCGTCTCCCGCGCGGTCGCGCGCGAGAGAGAGATCGAAGAGCGGAAGCAGCTCGAGGCGGAGTACCACCACTCGAAGAAGATGGAGGCGATCGGCCAGCTCGCCGGCGGGGTGGCCCACGACTTCAACAACCTCCTGACGACGATCCAGGGATACGCGCAGCTCCTCGCGGCCCGGCTTCCGGAGGAGTACCGGACGATGACGGGCCTCAAGGAGATCACGATGGCGAGCGAGCGGGCCGCGGGGCTCACGCGCCAGCTCCTCTCGTTCAGCCGGCGTGACGTCGCGTCCGCGGGCCCCGTGGAGATCAACGCCGTCGTCGGCGACACCCTGAAGCTGCTCAGAAGGATGATGGGCGACCGGATCACCGTCGAGATGGAGCTCGCTTTGGAGCTGCCCGCCATCGTGGGCGACGCGCAGCAGATCGCGCAGATCGTGATGAACCTCGCGGTCAACGCGCGTGACGCGATGCCCAACGGCGGCACGCTCACGGTCTCGACGCACCAGTTCGCGGCCGTGGGGGCGCTCTCAAGGAGGTTCAGCATCCCCGGCATCGAGTGGTGCCAGGTCATCCAGGTGACCGACACCGGCGAGGGCATGGACGAGCAGACGCGCGAGCACATCTTCGAGCCGTTCTTCACGACGAAGGAGAGCGGCAAGGGCACGGGACTCGGGCTCTCGATCGTGTTCAGCGCGGTCCGCCGGCACGGCGGGTTCATCGACGTGACGAGCCAGCTCGGCCGCGGGACCACGTTCACGGTGTTCCTGCCCGTGCGAACCCCGGAAGAGGACACCGCTGAAGGAGAGCAGCCGGCGGCGCGAAGCCACCGGGGCCACGAGACCATCCTCGTCGTCGAGGACGACGAGAGCGTGCGCGCGATGATCCGGGAGGTCCTGGAGTCGCAGGGTTACCGGATCCTCACGGCCTCCAACGGGCGAGAGGCGATCGATGAGCTGGACCGGACGAAGGAAGACGTCTCGCTCGTGATGACGGACATCGTGATGCCGGAGATGGGCGGCCGCGAGATGTGGAAGGAGCTGAGCGCGCGAGGGTGCTCCATCCCGCTGGTCGTCATGAGCGGGTTCCCGCAGGGTGGGGAGTCCGGCGACCTCCTGAAGGGGGCGGCGGCCTTCATCCAGAAGCCGTTCGGACCGCGCGACATCGCCCGCGTGGTGCGTCTCACGCTCGACTCGACTGCGAAGGAGTCGCCCCCGAGCCAGGACGCGGCGAACTGA
- the argF gene encoding ornithine carbamoyltransferase, whose protein sequence is MLALLDLAAELKRKRGPSQELRGRTVALVFHKPSLRTRVSFEIGVYELGGHPMYVTDAEIKMGQRESIYDVGKVMSRYVHGIMIRTFAHSNCVELAEAADVPVINGLTDLLHPCQIMGDLLTCRERGKDLSTMVVAFVGDGNNVANSWVEASGVLGFELRIAGPSGYEPDAGVLAAARKRGGNVKALSDPAAAVAGADVVYTDVWTSMGQEAEKKERDAHFRPYQVNAGLLARAKRDAIVLHCLPAHRGEEITDEVIDGPQSAVFDEAENRLHAQKAIMVELMGR, encoded by the coding sequence ATGCTCGCGCTGCTCGACCTCGCCGCGGAGCTCAAGAGGAAGAGGGGGCCGAGCCAGGAGCTTCGGGGAAGGACGGTGGCGCTCGTCTTCCACAAGCCGTCGCTCAGGACGCGCGTGAGCTTCGAGATCGGCGTGTATGAACTCGGCGGCCACCCCATGTACGTGACCGACGCCGAGATCAAGATGGGGCAGCGCGAGTCCATCTACGACGTCGGGAAGGTCATGTCGCGCTACGTGCACGGGATCATGATCAGGACGTTCGCGCACTCGAACTGCGTCGAGCTCGCGGAGGCCGCGGACGTGCCGGTGATCAACGGCCTCACGGACCTGCTGCATCCCTGCCAGATCATGGGCGACCTCCTGACGTGCCGCGAGCGAGGCAAGGACCTCTCGACGATGGTCGTGGCGTTCGTCGGCGACGGCAACAACGTGGCCAACTCGTGGGTGGAGGCCTCGGGCGTGCTCGGCTTCGAGCTGCGCATCGCGGGGCCGTCCGGGTACGAGCCCGACGCCGGCGTGCTCGCCGCCGCGAGGAAGCGCGGCGGGAACGTGAAGGCGCTGAGCGATCCGGCTGCGGCCGTGGCGGGCGCCGACGTCGTGTACACCGACGTCTGGACGAGCATGGGGCAGGAGGCCGAGAAGAAGGAGCGCGACGCGCACTTCCGCCCGTACCAGGTCAACGCGGGGCTCCTCGCGCGCGCGAAGCGCGACGCCATCGTGCTCCACTGCCTGCCGGCGCACCGCGGCGAGGAGATCACCGACGAGGTCATCGACGGGCCGCAGTCCGCGGTCTTCGACGAGGCGGAGAACAGGCTGCATGCTCAGAAGGCCATCATGGTCGAGCTCATGGGTCGGTAG
- a CDS encoding KamA family radical SAM protein, translating into MPRRQEWQRELARVVTTGAELSQIIRLTEGEKKAIDSLEGVYRLMVSRHYLSLIDPSDPDDPLRRTVVPLLDELKHRPGEKDDDVHADEARYQPVPGIVHRYPGKLLLIPTLSCPSHCRFCFRKGRKVMHLSHDQGERALDYIRRDQSIRDVVITGGEPLILSDEELHYWVSSVRAIRHVQIVRITTRFPIYIPSRITPDLVRMLAEHRPLYLTFSFVHPREITPELEQGISMLADAGIVLLQQGPILRGVNDDPETLRRLYERLAALRVLPYYAIWGIRAPGAEHFMIGGERAAELIGALENKTSGFCVPHLITIARGDKVRMMGWSPEKEAVHLMNRERTPSAVPSSAADEPRRS; encoded by the coding sequence ATGCCGAGACGCCAGGAGTGGCAGCGGGAGCTCGCCCGCGTCGTGACGACGGGCGCCGAGCTCTCGCAGATCATCAGACTCACCGAGGGCGAGAAGAAGGCGATCGACTCCCTGGAGGGCGTCTATCGCCTCATGGTCTCGCGCCACTACCTGTCGCTGATCGACCCGAGCGACCCGGACGACCCGCTGCGCCGCACGGTGGTGCCCCTGCTCGACGAGCTCAAGCACCGCCCCGGGGAGAAGGACGACGACGTCCACGCCGACGAGGCGCGGTACCAGCCCGTGCCGGGGATCGTCCACAGGTATCCCGGCAAGTTGCTGCTCATCCCCACGCTCTCGTGCCCGTCGCACTGCCGCTTCTGCTTCCGCAAGGGACGGAAGGTGATGCACCTCTCGCACGATCAGGGGGAGCGGGCGCTCGACTACATCCGGCGCGACCAGTCCATACGCGACGTCGTCATCACGGGCGGCGAGCCGCTCATCCTGAGCGACGAGGAGCTCCACTACTGGGTCTCGTCCGTGCGCGCGATACGCCACGTGCAGATCGTCAGGATCACGACGCGCTTCCCGATCTACATCCCGTCGCGCATCACGCCGGATCTCGTGAGGATGCTCGCCGAGCACAGGCCGCTCTATCTCACGTTCTCGTTCGTGCATCCGAGGGAGATCACGCCGGAGCTCGAGCAGGGCATCTCGATGCTCGCGGACGCCGGGATCGTCCTCCTGCAGCAGGGCCCCATCCTGCGCGGGGTCAACGACGACCCGGAGACGCTCCGGCGGCTCTACGAGCGGCTCGCGGCCCTCCGCGTGCTGCCGTACTACGCGATCTGGGGCATCCGCGCGCCGGGGGCGGAGCACTTCATGATCGGAGGTGAGAGGGCAGCCGAGCTCATCGGCGCTCTCGAGAACAAGACCTCGGGCTTCTGCGTGCCGCACCTCATCACCATCGCGCGCGGCGACAAGGTGCGCATGATGGGGTGGTCGCCGGAGAAGGAGGCGGTCCATCTCATGAACCGAGAGCGGACGCCGTCGGCCGTCCCGTCCAGCGCCGCCGACGAGCCTCGTAGGAGCTGA